The sequence TGTATCCACAATCTCCTTAACAGACCTGTCAAGTAACCTGTGATCATAAGCTCTCAATTTTATTCTTATCTTCTGATTCACTATTGTCTCACTTTTATATTTTTACATTGCTAATTTTTTTATTCTATTACCTCAGTAACTACACCTGCACCTACAGTCCTTCCACCTTCCCTGATTGCAAACCTTAACTCCTTCTCCATAGCTATAGGAGATATAAGCTCAACTGTCAGGTTTACATTGTCTCCAGG is a genomic window of Nitrospirota bacterium containing:
- a CDS encoding elongation factor Tu encodes the protein PGDNVNLTVELISPIAMEKELRFAIREGGRTVGAGVVTEVIE